The nucleotide window TTTAGTTGATTAAATACATCTTTTCGCATAATATTTCTCCTGTAGTTTTAGAAATATTATACAAGAAAAATGTACAAATCTGTGCATTTTGAGATTCTAATTTTTGTGCATTTTCATTTTATCATTTACACGGCCTTATAATTGTAAAAAATAGTACGAACGAAAAGAGTTTTGCGTAGCTACCTCGTAAGCAATGGAAGCCCGTTGTAGTCGGACAAAGTGACGGACGCAATGACCGACGCACGAGCCAACAATATCATCTATGTCGTCTTCATTCAAAGTGTATACTACTTTGTATTTGAAGTTTAGAACAAATAGCAGGAGAAACTACGGAAAAACAAGCGTTTTAAATAATAAGCGCTGGATAGATAAGTAGCCAGTATGGTATTGTGGCGAGCACCCATCATATCTACTATCTAGGAGGAAGTCCTCTCCTCTCTATACTCCTCTACTAGGTGTCTCTCTACAACTTTTTGCCCTTGATTAGATATATGAATAGGCCTAGATGCGGTTCATTTTATTGCAACATTTATATCCCAAGGAAACCTGTAATTATCGAATAAAGCTACACAGACGCAATGAGGACGCAAGGACTTACGACATCCTCTCGAATAGCCTCAGGTCTTTAATAATTGCAAGCCAAATTATAGCTTTTAATTGGATAATTAACCACTGTGGACATACTAAAAATATCTAAAACTAGCAACAGGATACTCAGCTACCTAAGTATCCTGTTGCTAGTTTTGGCTTCCTAATTAGTTAATCCCAAAGCCTTATCTAATTCTTCCGCACTGACCTCATACGTATAGGGTCTTATAACTGCCTTACTTACATCAATACCATATATGCTATTTGATGCCCCTGTACTATATTTAGGTCTGTGGGTGTGCTTAAACTCATATAGAAATCCACCCTCGATTTTTTCATAAGTCCCTGTGATTTCTACATAAGTTCTATTTCCGTCACGGGATACCACCTCTACTACTGTGCCGTTCAATTGCACACATCCTCGGATAAATGGCTTAAATTTACCATCATTCCCTCGTCTCCATGAACCTTGTTGTATGACCTTCATACTAATCACCTCCAGATATAATTTATTCTACATAGTTAATTAGTACATGCCTGATTTAGATACAATATTTGTAATATACGTTTAAAACGCCTTATAAAAGAACTTTCAAACCTTCAACAGGGATTTATACCTGAAGTAAGCTTCAGAACCTCTACGGGTCGTTTTAGACTGTTTTAGATATGATATAGCTCAACCCTTGAACCAGTGCCCGTTTGCGGTCTTTCCGATGACACTGTTTCCAAATAAAATCCTCTAAAACTTTATTGTGCTTGATACAATATTTCTTTCACGTCCACTATCATCGTACATTGCCAAAAATTTATGCAAGTCTTTAAGTGGAGGAATATCAACTGGGTCTGGTCTTTCACCGTCACCAAGAAACTCTATATATGATACTGACGGTTCAGCTACAAAGTTTGACTTCTTATCAATCAGCCTCATTAGATCTGAAGTCTTAATCCTTCTATGGTTTCCAGCACTACGATAAGTTCTAAGCTTTCCAGAGTTGGTCCACCTCCTAATACTCTCTGTACTTACTCCTGCAAGCTCACTTGCCTGAGCAACAGTTAATAGTTTGTCTTTCATAATATCAGCACCTTTCCATAATCTTATATAAACTTAGTCAAGCTTAACGCACAAACCTATACTTAACTTTGCCTAATACTGTATAAGCTTGACTGGCCTCAGTAGGATTTTTAGGTAGTAGTAAACAATAATGGACTGGAGTATCGAATAAATCATGATACGCCAGTCCATTGTTTTAGTTTTAATAATCTAAGTAGCAGCTAATTCCATTCTTCCTAGACAACTACTTGCTCCTCTATAAACTCTTCAAATTTATCAATATCTTCAAAGGCTACTTCATTGCCCAGAGCTTCAAAGTGTTTTCTTCCACACTTTATTTTTGCCTCCTCTGTTGGTCTTAGGGTATCAAACATAGTATCTCCCTTAGTTTCCAATACAAAGTACAATTTATCCTTACCGTCTACCTCGATTAGTACAGCCCAGTCAGGATTGTAAGTGCCTATTGGCGTCGCTATTTTAAACCACCCCGGAAGTTTTGCATATAGCTTAACGCTATTATTATTTTCAAAGCTGGTAGCAAAGCTTTCTTCGTTGGCACTATCATATACCACATATTCATATACTGACTTTTTACTTTCTATCATGTTTTTAGATAGATAACCTGTAAGCTCCTCACTTTCAAATAGCTCTTGGGCGTAATATTCCTCGTCACCTAGCTTGGTATATTTAATGCCGTCAACAATCATTAACCTCATTTTAGCAGAAATAATTTGAACTGCCTGCTCCATATACCTTTGAGGGTTTTTCTTAAATAGGTTGATAGTCTTGCTTCTAAGCAGTATCTCAACAATAGTTTTTCTTGTTAAATTGGTTTCGTTCTGAAGATAAGCAATGATATCAGGTATATTCTCCTGTAAGTTATCTAAACCTACAGCATATCTATCTGATTCTTCTGCCACAACACCACCAGCACTAATATCAAGTCCAGCCTTAGTATATATTAGTTTGGCAGAGCTTACAGAAAGGCTATTCTGCATTTCTTTACAACATTCATCGATTAGCTTCTCACTATCAAAATCAACAGAATAGGTGGTCTTATACTTAATTCTATCCCATAAATCCTTGAACTCAGGGTCTAAGTAAACCTGTTTATTGAGCTTGATGCTCTTTTTATCGCTATTATTCTTGATATTAAGAGTACTACAAACTTTTCTTGCAAGAGCTGTAATCTCTGCTTTTACAGGTTCAAATTCTTTAGATATCTTTATGTCATTATTCTTTATGGCAATCTTTAGCTCATCTTGTACCTTTCCTGCCTCATCAATATATCCATTGTCTAGGAACTGTTTATAGATAGCTTCTGAAGCCTTCTGCCCTAAGTATTTTTCGCTTCCATCGTCCTGCTTTACTGGGATATTAGCGAATAAATGACTTTCTACTATACCAAACTTGATACCTGTTTCAGTTTCGTATTCTTTTTGT belongs to Proteiniborus ethanoligenes and includes:
- a CDS encoding MerR family transcriptional regulator, whose product is MKDKLLTVAQASELAGVSTESIRRWTNSGKLRTYRSAGNHRRIKTSDLMRLIDKKSNFVAEPSVSYIEFLGDGERPDPVDIPPLKDLHKFLAMYDDSGRERNIVSSTIKF